The sequence below is a genomic window from Candidatus Palauibacter australiensis.
GAATGAGCCCGGCGGCTTCCAGTACGTCCAGGTGTTGTGAGATCGCTTTCCGCGAGGAGTTGATGCCGTGTTTCATGATCAGGCCCCCGCAGAGTTCGAAGAGCGATTGCCCCGACCGATCGACGAGTTCATCCAGGATGGCCCGCCGAGTTCGGTCTGCGATCGCGCGATATATGTCCACGGGCCAGTCTAAGGCAAGCACCCGCTTGCATGTCAAGTCTTG
It includes:
- a CDS encoding helix-turn-helix domain-containing protein, whose translation is MDIYRAIADRTRRAILDELVDRSGQSLFELCGGLIMKHGINSSRKAISQHLDVLEAAGLIRTRREGRTKLHWFKGAPLKAIGERWPVSTDEGTSHSTSHSEDEGSEG